The sequence ATTTAACGATCAAATCCCACAAATTAATCGCTTTTTGACCATCATGCCCTAAATTTTTAGCCCCTTCTACAAATTTAGCCTTATTGCCCGCCATGATTTGAGCGTCTTTTTTCCCCATAGCACGGCGGATCAAATCCGCTTCGCCCAAACTAAACCCGCCGATAGTTTGCACGATTTGCATCACTTGCTCTTGATAGACGATCGTGCCATAAGTGGGCTTTAAAATCGGCTCTAATTCCTTAAACGCATATGTGATAGGCTCAATGCCATGCTTTCTATTGACAAAGTCATCTACCATGCCTGATTCCATGGGTCCTGGTCTCCCTAGCGCGATAATAGCGATAATGTCTTCAAAGCTTGAAGGTCTTAAGCGCTTGTTAAGCCCTTGAAACATTCCGGATTCAATTTGGAATATCCCCACCGTATCGCCGCTTTGGATCGTTTTATACACTTTAGGGTCGTCCATATCCAGCGATAAAAAATCCACATCAATTTGGTGTTGCGTTTTAATGATTTTAAGTGCATCATCAATCACGGTCAAGGTTTTAAGCCCCAAAAAGTCAAACTTGATCAAATCCACCGGCTCTAAATATTTCATGGAATATTGCGTAACGATACCGCCGGTTTTTTCAGAAGCAAATAAAGGGGTTTTGTGCCACAATTCTTTTTGGCTATCCACCACCAAAGCTGCGGCATGCACGCCTGCGTTGCGATTTAAGTTCTCTAAATTGAGCGAATACTCCCACACTTGTCTAGCCGTATCATTGCTTTCTACTAATTCTTTGATTTTAGGCTCTAATTCCCACGCCCCCTCTATGAACTCGCCATTTTTTTCATAGCCCTTAAGCGTGATACCCAAGCGATTAGGTATGAGTTTGGCAAAATCATCAGCCTCTTTATAAGGCATGTCCAAAACCCTTGCAACATCTCTAATCACGCCTTTAGCCAACATTTTATTAAAGGTGATGACTTGAGCCACATTATATTTGCCGTATTTTTCAATCATGTATTCTATGATTTCTTTACGCCGGCGTTGGCAAAAATCCGTATCAATATCAGGCATGCTGATCCTTTCAGGATTTAAAAATCTTTCAAAAAGCAAATCGTATTTCAAGGGGTCAATATCGGTGATTTTTAGTGCAAAAGCCACCAAGCTCCCTGCCGCGCTCCCCCTACCAGGCCCTACAGGAATACCCCTTTCTTTAGCGTAACGGATAAAATCCCACACAATTAGCATATAACCTGGGAATTTCATGTTCGTAATGACTTCAATTTCTTTTTCCAATCGCTCTCTATATTGCTCATGCTTTTCTTTAGGCACTAAAATCAAACGCTCTTTCAAGCCCTCTCTAGCCTTGTGGGCGAAATAAGAAGCGTCATCTTCAAAATCTAGCCCTTCGTTTTGGGCGTAAGTTTTGGTGAATTTAAAGCTTGGGGGGGTTGGGGGGTTCTTTTTATCGTCTTTTAAATCAATCTCTAAAACGCATTTATCAGCGATTTCTTGGGTGTTTTCTAAAGCTTCTGGAATATCTGCAAACAACTTCGCCATTTCTTCAGGGGATTTAATGTAAAACTCATGCACGGAGTGTTTCAAACGCCCTTGATCGTTTAGGGTTTTACCCATCGCTACGCACATCGCTACTTCTTGAGCTTTAGCGTCGTTAGGCATGGTGTAGTGGGTGTCGTTTGTGGCAATGATTTTTAACCCTGTTTCTAAAGACATTTTAATGACTTGCTCATCAATGAATCGCTGATCTAAAATGCCATGGCGCATGATCTCTAAATAAAAATCGTCTTCAAAAATCTCTTGGTATTCGCAAGCGATTTTTTTAGCTTCATCATAGCCCTTAGCCCCATACCTGCGATTTCTCTCACTATTGGTATTCAAATGGTAATTGACTTCCCCTTGCAAGCACGCACTAGAAGCGATAATCCCTTTAGAATGCTCCCTTAAAAGCTTTTTATTGATGCGCGGAAAATAATAAAACCCCTCTAAATACGCCATAGAGCTTAAATACATCAAATTTTCATAGCCCTCTTGGTTTTTAGCGAATAAACACAAATGGAAGCGTTGTTTGGTTTCTTTGCTGGAGAGGTTGTCGTCATTATGGATATACGCTTCCATGCCTATGATAGGCTTGATGCCTTCTTTTTTCATGCTCGTATAAAAATCAATCGCTCCAAACATGTTCCCATGATCGGTCATGCTCACGCTTTTCATGCCCAATTCTTTAATGCGTTTGGCTAAGATTTTAATCTTATTGGCCCCATCTAAAAGCGAATATTCTGTGTGCAAGTGCAAATGCGTAAAAGCTTTAGTCTCTTTCATTGTCTAACCCCTATATATAACCCCTGTTTGGATTTAGTGCCATTATACTGATAGCTCTTTAAAAAACCCTTTATTCTTATTAAGTCAATTTAATGATAATTATTGTATAATGATGCTTATAATGAGAAAATATTTCTTATTATGATGCTATATTAAGGAGTTCATCATGAAAAAATCCATTTTATTGAGCGTTTGCTTGGCTTTTTCTTGCATTCACGCTTTAAGCGATATGGATCTCATCAAAAAAGCGAAAGAAAGCCATCTAGAACCCATGCCTATGGGCAAGGAGCTCAAAGAATACCAGATCAAAAAAACTAAAGATGTGGGTATTGGTGCTAAAAAAAGCGAGATTATGACCCCCGCTCAAGTGGAATTAGGCAAAATGCTCTATTTTGACCCTAGGATTTCTACTTCCTATCTTGTGTCTTGTAACACATGCCATAATCTAGGCTTAGGCGGAGTGGATCTAGTCCCAAGTGCAGTAGGCTCTCAATGGAGGAAAAACCCCCACCTTTTAAGCTCCCCAACGGTGTATAACTCTGTCTTTAATGATGTGCAGTTTTGGGATGGTAGGGTTACGCATTTAAACGAGCAGGCGCAAGGGCCTATCCAGTCTTCTTTTGAAATGGGGGCTGACCCAAAAGTCGTGGTAGAAAAAATCAATTCCATGCCAGGCTATGTCAAACTCTTTAGAAAAGCTTATGGCTCTAAAGTCAAAATTGACTTTAAATTGATCGCAGATAGTATCGCTATGTTTGAAGCCACGCTCATTACCCCAAGCCGCTATGATGATTTTTTAAGGGGCAATCCTAAAGCACTCAGTAAAGCCGAACAAGAAGGGCTGGATTTATTCATTTCTAAAGGCTGTGTGGCTTGCCATAATGGGATCAATCTTGGCGGATCGATGCAACCTCTTGGGGTGGTCAAACCTTATAAATTCGCTAATGTGGGCGATTTCAAAGGCGATAAAAACGGGCTTGTGAAAGTGCCTACTTTAAGGAATATCACCGAAACGATGCCTTATTTTCATAACGGACAATTTTGGGATGTCAAAGATGCGATCAAAGAAATGGGCTCTATCCAGTTAGGCATTCAAATCAGCGATACAGAAGCGCAAAAGATTGAAACTTTCTTTGAAGCCTTAAAGGGTAAAAAACCTAAAATAATCTACCCAGAACTCCCTGTGATGACAGACAAAACCCCTAAACCCTCTTTTTAACTTTTAAAAAGTCCCTTTTAAGGGGGCTTGATTATAAAAAGCTAGGGTCATTACAAGACTTGATATAAGTTTTTTGTTAATGAAAATTCTCTAAACGATCTATCTTAACGCTATAATTTGAGAATAAATAAAACTAAGTTTTTTAAAGAATGAAAGGATATTGAAGTTAAAAACAACCTAATGCTTTAATTTGAAATCAAGGCGTTAAATTTAGCAGATCTTAATGAAATCACAAGTCAAACGCTTTTAAAAGCGTTTTAGCGTGTTTTAAAAAGATGAACGCTTAAGCATGTTCAGATTTTTGCTTTTCTCTGTATTCTATGATCATGCTGTGGATTTCATCTTTTAATTTTAATTTTTGTTTTTTCATGTGGCTGATTTCTGCGTCGCTAACATTTTGTTGCTCAGCGGTTTTAATATCATCATCAAGTTGGTTGTGTTTCTCAAAAATCCTATAAAAATGCGGATTATTCGCTTTTAACACGCTGATTTCGTCTCTAAATTCATGGAACATGGTTTTCTCCTTTATTTTGGATGTTTAAAGTATAATAAACTATCTTTTTAAAAAACAACTTAAAAGCGCTATAAAATAGTCTTAAAAGGTGCGATAAAACAACAAAAAGGAATACCCATGGATATTCGCAACGAATTTTTACAATTTTTTAAAAATAAGGGGCATGAGATTTATCCTAGCATGCCCTTAGTACCTAATGATTCTACCTTGCTTTTTACTAATGCTGGTATGGTGCAATTTAAAGACATTTTTACCGGCATGGTGCCACACCCTAGCATTCCTAGAGCAACAAGCTCGCAACTATGCATGCGTGCAGGGGGTAAGCATAACGATTTAGAAAATGTCGGTTATACCGCAAGACACCACACGCTTTTTGAAATGCTAGGGAATTTCTCTTTTGGGGATTATTTCAAAGAAGAAGCGATTTTGTTTGCGTGGGAATTTGTAACCAAAAATTTAGGGTTTAAGCCTAAAGATTTGTATATTAGCGTGCATGAGAAAGATGATGAAGCCTTTAAATTATGGGAAAAGTTTGTGCCTACTGATAAAATCAAAAAAATGGGCGATAAAGATAATTTCTGGCAAATGGGTGATAGCGGGCCTTGCGGGCCTTGCAGTGAAATTTATATTGATCAAGGCGAAAAACACTTTAAGGGGAGTGAGGATTATTTTGGGGGCGAGGGCGATAGGTTTTTAGAAATTTGGAATTTGGTGTTCATGCAATACGAACGCTCTAATGATGGCATTTTATCCCCCTTGCCAAAGCCTAGCATTGATACAGGCATGGGGCTAGAAAGGGTGCAAGCGCTCTTAGAACATAAGCTCAATAATTTTGATTCTTCATTATTTGCGCCTTTAATGAAAGAGATCAGCGAACTTACAAGCCTAGATTATGCGAGCGAGTTCCAGCCAAGCTTTAGGGTAGTGGCCGATCATGCAAGGGCGGTGGCGTTTTTGCTCGCTCAAGGGGTGCATTTCAATAAAGAGGGTCGTGGCTATGTTTTAAGGCGTATTTTAAGGCGCTCTTTAAGGCATGGGTATTTAATGGGCTTGAAAGAAGCGTTTCTATACAGAGTCGTGGGCGTGGTGTGCGAGCAATTTGCCGACACGCATGCGTATTTGAAAGAGTCTAAAGAAATGGTGATGAAAGAGTGCTTTGAAGAAGAAAAACGCTTTTTAGAGACTTTAGAATCTGGCATGGAATTATTTAATTTGTCTTTAAAACATTTGAATGACAATAAAATCTTTGATGGGAAAATCGCTTTCAAGCTTTATGATACTTTTGGTTTCCCTTTGGATTTAACGAACGATATGTTAAGAAATCATGGGGCGTGTGTGGATATGCAAGGCTTTGAAAGTTGCATGCAAGAGCAGGTGAAACGCTCTAAAGCCTCATGGAAAGGCAAACGAAACAACGCCGATTTTAGCACCATTTTAAACGCTTATGCACCTAATGTATTTGTGGGGTATGAAACGACAGAATGTTTTAGCCAAGCGTTAGGGTTTTTTGATAGCGATTTTAAAGAAATGACAGAAACAAATCCTAACCAAGAAGTTTGGGTGTTGTTAGAAAAAACGCCTTTTTATGCAGAAGGTGGGGGGGCTATAGGCGATAGGGGTGCACTTTTAAAAGATGATGAAGAAGCGGCTTTAGTGCTAGATACAAAAAACTTTTTTGGGCTTAATTTTTCGCTCCTTAAAATCAAAAAAGCGCTAAAAAAAGGCGATCAAGTGATTGCACAAGTGAGCAATGAACGCTTAGAAATTGCTAAACACCATAGTGCGACGCATTTATTACAGAGTGCGTTAAGAGAAGTTTTAGGCTCGCATGTGAGTCAAGCGGGGAGTTTAGTAGAATCCAAACGATTGCGTTTTGACTTTTCGCATTCTAAAGCGCTCAATGATGAAGAGTTGGAAAAAGTAGAAGATTTAGTCAATGCTCAAATTTTCAAGCACTTAAGCAGCCAAGTGGAGCATATGCCTTTAAATCAAGCCAAGGATAAGGGGGCGTTAGCGTTGTTTAGTGAAAAATACGCTGAAAATGTGCGGGTGGTGAGCTTTAAAGAAGCGTCCATTGAATTGTGTGGGGGCATTCATGTGGAAAATACTGGGCTTATTGGGGGGTTTAGGATCCTTAAAGAAAGCGGGGTAAGCAGTGGGGTCAGGCGCATTGAAGCGGTATGTGGGAAAGCCTTTTACCAATTGGCTAAAGAAGAAAATAAAGAGCTTAAAAACGCTAGGATTTTATTGAAAAATAACGATTTGATAGCCGGCATTAATAAGCTCAAAGAGAGCGTGAAGAATAGCCAAAAAGCATCCGTCCCTATGGATTTGCCGATTGAAACGATTAATGGCACAAGCGTAGTGGTGGGCGTAGTGGAACAAGGCGATATTAAAGAAATGATTGACCGGTTAAAAAACAAGCATGAAAAATTGCTCGCTATGGTGTTTAAGCAAGAAAATGAGCGCATCAGTCTCGCATGTGGGGTAAAAAATGCCCCTATAAAAGCGCATGTGTGGGCTAATGAAGTGGCGCAAATTTTGGGGGGTAAAGGGGGCGGAAGAGACGATTTTGCGAGTGCTGGAGGTAAGGATATTGAAAAATTACAAGCAGCACTTAATGCGGCGAAAAATACCGCTTTAAAAGCTTTAGAAAAATAGCATGGAGTTGATTTTAGGCTCTCAATCTAGCTCTAGAGCGAATCTTTTAAAAGAGCATGGCATTCAATTCAAACAAAAAGCGCTGGATTTTGATGAAGAAAGCTTGAAAGTTACAGACCCAAGAGAGTTTGTCTATTTAGCATGCAAGGGGAAGTTAGAAAAAGCCAAAAAGCTAATTGCCAATCATTGCACTATCGTGGTTGCTGATAGTGTGGTGAGTGTGGGTTGCCAAATGCAACGAAAAGCCAAAAACAAGCAAGAAGCCCTTGAATTTTTAAAACTTCAAAGCGATAATGAAATAGAGATTTTAACCTGCTCTGCCTTGATTTCTCCTAAATTAGAATGGCTGGATTTATCTGGCTTTAAAGCGCGTTTAGGGGCGTTTGATTTGAACGAAGTAGAAAGATATTTAGAAAGCGGTTTGTGGCAAGAAAGCACGGGCTGTGTGCGTTTAGAAGACTTTCATAAGCCCTATATTATAAGCTCAAGCAAGAATTTAAGCGTGGGGTTAGGGTTGAATGTAAAGGGCTTGTTAGGGGTGCTACAATTAGGGGCTAAACTTTAATCACTATCAATACTATCATCTTATTCTATAAAACATTCAATCGTATTTTTCTAGCCACCACCCCCTTGACAAGCAAAAAAACGATACACTCCAACATTTGATGTTTAAGGAGTTTTTGCATGGTGTATTTTATTTTTCTGCTATTGTGGTGCTTTTGGGATTAGTCGTTATTGTCATGCTTTGGGATCGCATAACGAAATGTATCAATAAAGTTAGGAAGGGTGGTTGGCTCGCTCAAGCTCTTACTGGATTTGGTCTTTGGGGTTGGTTTACAAAGGGTTCAGCATCGTTTTTCACTTCTTCATTAGCAAAGTTTGGACTTGGAAGCATGTTTGCAGGTCTTGGAGCAGTATTGGCTATTCCAATGCTAGCCGGTTGGATTTTTAGCCGCCGTAGTCTTACAGCCAGTGAAAGATTGGTGGTGTTTATTTTAGGGGCTGTTTCTTTAGCATGTTTAGCCGGAATGGTTTGTGGGTTATAGAATTATTGGGGATTTTAGCGTTTTGTCAGCCGCAATGGGGTGGTCTTTATCAAAAATAACATGGTTTTTTGTGCAGGCTACATTGTTTTATGGCTGCTCACGCTTTTTATGGGTTATTTCACATGCTCTGTCATAGAAGACTATTCATAAATATTGAAAAGTGCCACCAAAAAATTTAAATTTTCTGCTAGAGTTTTTTCTCTCTCAATTGCCCACAAGCCGCTTCAATATCTAAAGCTTTAGACTCTCTAATGGTGCATAATAAGCCTTTAGAGTTTAAAAAATCCGCAAACATTCTAGCGCTCTCTAAACTAGGGCGTTCAAACTTAGAGCCTTCATGCGGATTGAATAAGATCAAATTCACTTTGGATTTAATGCCGTTTAAAAGTTTTAAAAGTTTTTTAGCGCAATTTAGGCTATCGTTTAAGTTTTTAATCAAAAGGTATTCAAACATCACCCTTTTTCGTTGTTCTAAAGGCCATTTTTTCACTTCATTCAAAACGCATTCAATATTATATTTTTTATTCAAGGGTATTAAAGACGAGCGCGTTTTATCATCTACGGCGTGTAAGGATATGGCTAATTGCACGCCCAAGTTTTTTTCCGCTAAAATAGGGATCTTATCCGCTACGCCGCTAGTGGAAATGGTGATCCTTTTAGGGGAAATTTGCATGCCGGTATTAAAAATCTCAATCGCTTTACACACCTCATCTAAATTATTCAAAGGCTCGCCCATTCCCATAAAAACAATATTGAGCGCTTTTTCAATGGGGAGGTTGTTGTCCTCTTTAATGAGTAAAGCTTGTTGGATAATTTCACTCGCTTTTAAATTCCTTACAAAACCGCCTTTTTGAGTGAAACAAAACGAGCAACCCACTTGACAGCCTATTTGACAAGACACGCACACGGTGTATTTTTCTCCCTCTAAAATGGCGTTAGTCTCTTCATCAATCTTTTTATCTTTCATTTTCAAAAACACCGCTTCAAAAGTATGATTATCTTTTAAAGATTTAAAAAGGTATTTTTTAGAGCCATCAACGCTATGGCTCACATGCGTGATTTCTATCGTGCGCAAAACAAATTCTTGCTCCAAAGAAGCGATAAAATCTTTTGAAAAATTATTTTGCATATCTTTAAAGCTCGTTTTATACTTTGCATAAAGCCACAAATAAAGTTGTTTAGCCCTAAAGCTTGGCTTTAAAAGTTGGCTCAATTCCTTTAAAGTGAAATCATAAACGCTAGGTTTCATGCTTTAAGCCCTAATTCTAAAAGTTGGTGCAAGTGCAAGACCCCTAAAACTTTATTGTGAGAATCCACGCACACTAAAAGCTGGATCTTATGACGCTCTAAAAATTCTAACGCTTCTAAAAGAAGGGCGTCTAAATTCTTAAAGCTTTTAGGTTTTAAAGTGGCAAAATCCCTCACTTCGCTCTCCAAACTAACCCCTTTTAGTAACGCCCTGCGAACATCGCCATCGCTCAACACCCCCACAAGCTCGTTATTAGCATTCACTAAAATCGCGCTGCCTAGGCGTTTTTCACTCATTTCTATGAGCGCGTCTTTAAAGCTTGTGTTAGGAGGGATTAAGGGGAGGTTGGTGGTTTGCAATAAATCTTTAACCTTGACAAAAAGTTTTTTACCCAAAAGCCCACCCGGATGAAAGGAGGCAAAATCTTCTTGGCTAAAGTTTTTCGCCCGCATCAAACATGCCATTAAAACATCGCCTAAGGCTAAAGTTAGGGTGGTGGAAGTCGTTGGGGCGGTGTTAATAGGACAAGATTCTTTTTTAATCTTTAAGCTTAAATAATAATCGCCAAGTTTAGAGAGCGAGCTATTAGGGCTTTTGGTAAAAGTGATGATTTTATGGCTCAAGCGTTTTAAATGGCTCACTAAATTCAATAATTCTAAAGACTCGCCCCCATAGCTAATCATTAAAATCACATCGTTTTTTTCCACCATGCCTAAATCCCCATGCATGGCTTCTGTGGGGTGTAAAAACGCACTCCTGTTACCGGTGCTTAGCATGGAAGCACTGATTTTTTGTGCCACTAAAGCACTCTTACCCACGCCCACGATCACAAGCTTACCCCCTTTTTCTTGGCTCTCTAAAATAAGCTTGACAATCGCTTCTAAATCGTTAGGTTTTTGGAATTGCTGAACGCTTTCTAAAAGCGCACTTGCTTCATCTTGCAAGACTTGCACAGCGGTAGCGTTACAATCAAAAAGATTGGACATGACAAATGATAGCTGGGTATTTTCTAAACTTTTTAAAGAGCGCTTTTCTCATAAAATTACGAGTGTGATCTTCTAATTTTTTAGGGTTATTCAAAATCTCATCGTTAGCAGATTTTATTAACATTTCTAAGCCCCCTTGAATTTCTTTAATCAAATGCTTTTCATCTTTAAAGCCCACAAGCCCTAAACTAGAAAATTGAGAGCTTTCTAAAAGCGCTTGTTTGTTTTTATTCACAAAAATTGTAGCCACAAACACCCCCACGCTAGCGACTTCTTCTCTTTGTTGCACGATGCTTGTGTCAATACTCAAATTGCTTTGGTTATCCACATAGCTTTTACCGCTTTTAATCGTGCCGACTTTTTTGATAAAAGTGGGGCTGACTTCCACTTGATCGCCATCTTCCATTAAATAGATATTTTTTTCAGGCACCCCACAAGAAATAGCGGTTTGTTTGTGGCGCGCAACATGGTTATATTCCCCATGCACAGGTAAGAAAAACTTAGGCTTAATGAGTCTTAACATGAGCTTTTGCTCTTCTTGGGAGGCATGTCCGCTCACATGAATATTGTCAAATTCTTGATAAGCCACTTTAGCTTCTTTTTTCATTAAAAAATTCAATACCGCTGAAACGCTCGCTTCATTACCAGGAATGGCTTTAGCGGAGATAATGACTAAATCGTTTGGCTTGATAGAAACATGGCGGTGCTCGTCTGTTGCCATGCGATAAAGAGCGCTCATGGTTTCGCCTTGTGAACCGGTCGTTACGATTAAGACTTCATTGTCTGGGTATTTGGCGACTTCATTGGTCTCAATAAAAGATTGATAAGGCAAATGGATATAGCCTAATTCTCTGGCAATATCTAGGTTTTTTTCCATAGAGCGCCCAATCACAGCGATTTTGCGGTTGTATTTAATGCCGTATTGTATGGCTTGATACACCCGGTGGATATTGCTAGAGAAAGTGCTCATAATCACCCTCCCTTGCGCTTCTTTAAAAAGGGTATCAAAAGCCGGTGCTATGGTGCTTTCACTTGGCGTAGTCCCAGATTTGTGGGAATTAGTGGAATCGCTTAATAAAAGCATCACCCCCTTTTCGCCATAGTGTGCCAAACGATACAAATCAGTGGGCAAATTATCCACTGGGGTGTGATCGATCTTAAAATCGCCGGTATGAATGATTGTGCCCGCTTTTGTTTGGATCGCTAAAGCGCTGCTGTCAATGATAGAATGCGTGATGTGGATCCATTCAATGATAAATTCGCCAACGCTAATGGGGCAACGCTTTTCTACGATTTTAAAATACGAGCGGTATTTTTTCAAACCATGTTCATCAAACTTGCTCCCAATCAGCCCTAAACTTAAAGGCGTGCCATAAAGAGGGAATTGCAACTCTTTGAATAAATAGGGCGTCGCTCCTATGTGATCTTCATGGGCATGGGTGATGATAATACCGGCGATCTTGTCCTTAATTTGGTGCAAATAAGAAAAATCAGGGATTAAAATATCCACGCCAAATAGCCCTTCTTTAGGAAAGCTCATGCCCGCATCAATCACAATCGCGCTTTTTGGGGTTTCAATGACCATCATATTCCCCCCAATTTCGCCCAAGCCCCCTAAAGGCGTGATTTTAACGCTCGCTTTAGAGTTTAAATTCATCTTATAATGTGGGTTTAAATGCTCCACTTGGATCTTATTATTCGCTTCAACGCCCTTTTTTAACTCCTTATGAAAGCCCAAAGTCCCTCTCTCATTCACATGCAAAATCTCAGTGACGCCCTCTACTTTGTTGTTATCCAATTCTTCTTTGGCGTAATTTCGTGTTTTGGCGTGTTTAGGTTTGTGGTGGTTATTGGGTTTTTTGTTAGGGTGACACTCTTTTTTATGGTGCGAAGATTCTTCATTTTTTTGTGCATTTTCCTTATGGAAACGCTTTTTGCGGTTGGTGAATCGCTCAAACGCCCCATCTCGCACCTCGTCAGCTTTTGAGTTTTCACTATGTTCATTATGTTCATTGTGTCTGTTGTTTTCAAAATGGTCATTATCACTCATGACTTTCTTTCCTTCATTTCAATTTTTTAAAAGGTATTAGCCTTTTAAAAGGTATTTTAAGAGCTTGAGATAATCTTGTATCTCAGACGCTCTCACGCTTGTTGGTTGGTTTTCTAACGCTAAAAAATCTAACACCTTATCAAGCTTTTCTTTATAAGAAACGCTTTTTTTAAGATTGTTTGAAAGCGTCTTCCTAGGAGATGAGAAACAAGCTTTCAAAAAATCTTCTAATGTTTCAAACCCTTTTTGTAGGGCTTCTTCAAAAGATAGCGTTGGAATTAATGACGCTAACGCCTTTTCTTTCAACGGCTCTTTGATCACTTCAAACATGCTAGAAAACACCTTTGGAGATGGGCTAAACGCGCTAGGTGGCACATCAAATAAAAGGGTAACATTCCCTATGGCGTGAGCCAAAACGCTTAAAGCATTCTGTGAATCTTTAGTGCAAAATTTTAACGCCACTTCCTTTTGTGTCATCACCAATAAACCCCTGCATTTAGGGTCTTTAAACGCATTTAAAACAAGCCTAGTAGCGATATAATAAGGCAAATTAGAGATCAAAAAATAAGGCTCTTCTTCTTTTAAAAAAAGAGCGTCTTTTTCTGCTAATTCCAACTCAAAAGGTTTTTTTTGCTTTTTTAGCCTTTCTCGCATTTTCTCGCACAAACTGCTATCTATCTCATAAGTCTTTAAAGGATAGCGATCTAACAATTTAAGAGTCAAATCCCCTAGCCCCACGCCAATTTCAATCAATCTTAACGAATTTAAGGGGGGCAAAGCACTAACAATACGATCTAAAAACGACTCGTCCGTTAAAAAATGCTGCCCTAAAGACTTTTTAGCTACTACCATAGCACGCTTTTAATTCCTAATATTATACCCTAAAATTTAAAACTCTTCCATTATAGCTTTTTTGATTTAAAGTTTTGATAACCCTAAAAGCTAGATCGCTTGAATTGGAGCTCGTATTAAAAATTAGTATCAAAATCTTTTTTGTTAGCAATCCATTAAATTTCACGCTGTATAATCAAATCCTAGCCAATGAGCTAGATTAAATTTCAATTAAAGGAGTTATCATGGCAAACCATGAACACAACCAACAAAATCAACAGCAAGCTCAAGCATGCCAACAAAATCAACAACAAGCTAATGGTCAGCACCACCATCACGAGCACCACCACCATTATTATGGTGGCACACACCACCACCATCATCATGCTGAACAGCATGCAGAACAACAAGCCAATCAGCAAGCTCGCCAACAACAAAACCAACAATCTTGATCGGAGCGTTTGTGGGGCAACTTTAGGGTTGCTCCTAGGTTTTATCTTTTAATCTTTTTTAATCTAAAGTGGGTTGTGTTGAATGTTGTTAAACCCCACTAGTAAGTTTGTGTAGTTTGTTTTTAACTCTCTTTTCAAATAAGTATCAGTACTTTCAAAAATTAGCGTCAAAATTTCTTCCATTAACAATTGATTGGAATTTGCATTATAAAATAGGATCCTAGCCTAATAAGCTAGAGTTTAAATTTCAAACTGAAGGAGTCATCATGGCACACCATGAAGAAAAACACGG comes from Helicobacter acinonychis and encodes:
- the alaS gene encoding alanine--tRNA ligase, whose amino-acid sequence is MDIRNEFLQFFKNKGHEIYPSMPLVPNDSTLLFTNAGMVQFKDIFTGMVPHPSIPRATSSQLCMRAGGKHNDLENVGYTARHHTLFEMLGNFSFGDYFKEEAILFAWEFVTKNLGFKPKDLYISVHEKDDEAFKLWEKFVPTDKIKKMGDKDNFWQMGDSGPCGPCSEIYIDQGEKHFKGSEDYFGGEGDRFLEIWNLVFMQYERSNDGILSPLPKPSIDTGMGLERVQALLEHKLNNFDSSLFAPLMKEISELTSLDYASEFQPSFRVVADHARAVAFLLAQGVHFNKEGRGYVLRRILRRSLRHGYLMGLKEAFLYRVVGVVCEQFADTHAYLKESKEMVMKECFEEEKRFLETLESGMELFNLSLKHLNDNKIFDGKIAFKLYDTFGFPLDLTNDMLRNHGACVDMQGFESCMQEQVKRSKASWKGKRNNADFSTILNAYAPNVFVGYETTECFSQALGFFDSDFKEMTETNPNQEVWVLLEKTPFYAEGGGAIGDRGALLKDDEEAALVLDTKNFFGLNFSLLKIKKALKKGDQVIAQVSNERLEIAKHHSATHLLQSALREVLGSHVSQAGSLVESKRLRFDFSHSKALNDEELEKVEDLVNAQIFKHLSSQVEHMPLNQAKDKGALALFSEKYAENVRVVSFKEASIELCGGIHVENTGLIGGFRILKESGVSSGVRRIEAVCGKAFYQLAKEENKELKNARILLKNNDLIAGINKLKESVKNSQKASVPMDLPIETINGTSVVVGVVEQGDIKEMIDRLKNKHEKLLAMVFKQENERISLACGVKNAPIKAHVWANEVAQILGGKGGGRDDFASAGGKDIEKLQAALNAAKNTALKALEK
- the maf gene encoding septum formation inhibitor Maf, with the translated sequence MELILGSQSSSRANLLKEHGIQFKQKALDFDEESLKVTDPREFVYLACKGKLEKAKKLIANHCTIVVADSVVSVGCQMQRKAKNKQEALEFLKLQSDNEIEILTCSALISPKLEWLDLSGFKARLGAFDLNEVERYLESGLWQESTGCVRLEDFHKPYIISSSKNLSVGLGLNVKGLLGVLQLGAKL
- the rlmN gene encoding 23S rRNA (adenine(2503)-C(2))-methyltransferase RlmN — encoded protein: MKPSVYDFTLKELSQLLKPSFRAKQLYLWLYAKYKTSFKDMQNNFSKDFIASLEQEFVLRTIEITHVSHSVDGSKKYLFKSLKDNHTFEAVFLKMKDKKIDEETNAILEGEKYTVCVSCQIGCQVGCSFCFTQKGGFVRNLKASEIIQQALLIKEDNNLPIEKALNIVFMGMGEPLNNLDEVCKAIEIFNTGMQISPKRITISTSGVADKIPILAEKNLGVQLAISLHAVDDKTRSSLIPLNKKYNIECVLNEVKKWPLEQRKRVMFEYLLIKNLNDSLNCAKKLLKLLNGIKSKVNLILFNPHEGSKFERPSLESARMFADFLNSKGLLCTIRESKALDIEAACGQLREKKL
- a CDS encoding KpsF/GutQ family sugar-phosphate isomerase, whose translation is MSNLFDCNATAVQVLQDEASALLESVQQFQKPNDLEAIVKLILESQEKGGKLVIVGVGKSALVAQKISASMLSTGNRSAFLHPTEAMHGDLGMVEKNDVILMISYGGESLELLNLVSHLKRLSHKIITFTKSPNSSLSKLGDYYLSLKIKKESCPINTAPTTSTTLTLALGDVLMACLMRAKNFSQEDFASFHPGGLLGKKLFVKVKDLLQTTNLPLIPPNTSFKDALIEMSEKRLGSAILVNANNELVGVLSDGDVRRALLKGVSLESEVRDFATLKPKSFKNLDALLLEALEFLERHKIQLLVCVDSHNKVLGVLHLHQLLELGLKA